The DNA region GGTTTCGAATTCCGATTCCCATTGCCTTTTTGGACCCAATGAGAATAGCCAGTCTTCTGGCCCTGGTGAGTCCAGTGTATATGAGATTTCGCTGCAAAAGCAAATAGTGCTGGGTGACCACAGGCATCACAATAGCCGGGAATTCGCTGCCCTGAGACTTGTGAACGCTGACTGCATAGGCCAGACCAAGCTCATCCACTTCGTCAAATTCATATACAATATTTCTGCCTTCAAAATCAATGATAAGTTCTGAATCTTCCTGATTGACCTGCTTTATCCAGCCAAGGTCGCCATTAAACACTTCTTTTTCGTAATTGTTCCGCAATTGCAAAACCCGATCTCCAGGCCTGAAGGATCTGCTGCCGCGAACCACAGCATCAGGACCTGGATTAAGCCGATCCTGCAAGATATTGTTGAGCTCCTGGGTACCCACGCCTCCTTTATGCATCGGAGTGAGCACCTGGATATCCTTCATGGGGTCCAGACCGTAAACCTGGGGGATGCGTTCACAGACCATGAAGGTGATCAGGTCCTGAATCCTTGCAATATCCTCCTGTTCCACCCAGAAAAAATCAGCCTGAGGGGGTTTCTGGGCTGAACTGACTGGAAAATGTCCGGTATTGATTCGGTGTGCATTGACAACTATGGAACTTTCCCTGGCCTGCCTGAAGATGCTGGTCAGCATGGAGCTGGGCAGGACCTGACTGGCCAGGATGTCCTTGAGGACATTTCCAGGACCCACAGCTGGAAGCTGATTCACATCTCCCACCAGGACCAGCCTGCAGGTTACTGGAAGGGCCCTCAGGAGCTGGGTAACCAGATGGGCGTCAAGCATTGAACTCTCGTCAACAATAACCGCATCTGCCCTGATTTTATTCTCTTCGTTGTAGTCGAATCCTCCGGCAGGATTATACTTGAGCAGTCTATGGATAGTAGCCGCTTCAGCCCCGGTGGCCTGGGAAAGCCGCTTGGCTGCCCGGCCTGTGGGTGCAGCCAGCTTGACCTTCATTCCCAGCCTGTCAAACACCTTGACGATCATCCGGGTTATGGTGGTCTTTCCTGTACCAGGGCCTCCGGTGATAACACAGGCCTTGTTCAGGCAGGCATTGATCACAGCGTCTTTCTGTTCCGGACTGAGGGTGATTCTCTCCTCTTTTTCCAGGGCCTTGACATGGGATCTGATCTTTTTTTCCGCTGCTGCCCCTGGATGGGTTGAAAGGCTGCACAACCTGTGGGCAGCTTCCTTTTCCAGGCCATAAAAAAAAGTCAAGTAAACAGCCCTGGCTATTCCCTGTTCAGCCAGATCCTCCACAATGACTTTCTTTCGTTCTTCCAGAAGATCAATGGCTTTTTCAATAAGCCCGGGGTCAACTTCGCCCAGGATCTCAACCACCTTTTCCACCAGGGCGGCCCCGGGGAAAAAAAGATGTCCCTGTTCACTCAGCATGAAAAGAACATAAACTACGGCAGCCTGGAGTCTCTGGGGGCTGTCCCGGACAACCCCCAGGTTCAAAGCCATGCGGTCGGCAGTCTTGAACCCGATGCCCCGGATATCATAGACCAGATCATAGGGATTTTCAGTGATTTTGGAAACCGAGTCCCTGCCGAATTTTTTGTATATTTTGCTGGCAAAAGTTGTCGGTATCTGGTGGGTCTGCAAAAAAAGCATCAGGTTTCTTATTTCGCGCTGGTCTTCCCATGAAGACCTTATTCTCTGCAGCTTCTTGGGGCCAATCCCCTCCACCTGCAGTAGTTGGTCAGGATTCTCCTCAAGAATATCAAGGACCTTTTTTCCGAATCTCTCCACCATCTTTTCAGCCATGACCGGGCCTACTCCCTTGATCATGCCTGAACTCAAATAGCGCTTTATCCCGTTTATACTGGCCGGAAACAGTTGCTCAAACTCGGAAACCATGAACTGCCTGCCGTATTTGGGATGATCCTTCCACTCACCTTTCAGTGAAAGCAGTTCCCCAGGAACTATCCTGCCCATGGCTCCGCAGACCGTCACCTGGCCCGGCTCCTGGGAGGATTTAACCCTGGCCACAGCATACCCGCTGTCCTCGCTGAAGTAAACTAGACTGGTTACCTCAGCCTTAAGTGTGCCCATGATGATCCTTGACCAGGCAAAGCCCCGGACAAAATATCCAGACATAACTGCTAATCATACTTAGATGTTAACTTAACTTGTTCAGAATGACAATTCCCAACGGCCCGCCAAAATCTCAGCAAGCTGGGCAGTGATCAACCTTGACAGATATATTGACATATATTAATATTGAAATAAATCAAAACCAGCAGGAACAAAATGAAAGAATTCATCTTGACCGTAAAAGCCCTGTCCGACCCGACCAGGGTCAGGATATTAAAGCTGCTTGAACAGAAAAGTCATTGCGTATGTGAACTCCAGAATATCCTGGAGATTGCCCAGCCTACAGTTTCACGACACCTGAAAGTCCTTGAGCAGGCTGAATTTGTTTATAGTTCCCGAGAAGGGTCCTGGGTCAATTACTGCCTGAAACCAAATCCTTCCAATATTTATGCTGCTGCCATGATTAAGAATCTTGGATCGTGGCTCAACCATGATCCAAGTATCACCAGCCTTATTTCCAAGGCACAGACAGTTGATCGAAACAAAATCCTGAGCCGGAATCAAGACCCGGCCAATTGACTCAGATATGAAAGAATGGCAAAAACTGCTGTTAATACTGGTGGCCTTCTGGCTGGCCTATCTCACGCCGTGGGATTCTGAAACCGTCAGAAGGTCTGGTCTGGAAGCTTTCATGATGCTCCAGGATTACGCCCGGGAGCATGTCCTGACCTGCCTGATCCCAGCCTTTTTCATTGCCGGCGCAATTGCAGTATTTGTGTCCAAGGCCGCAGTTCTGAAGTACTTCGGATCAAAAGCCAATAAAGTCCTGTCCTACTCAGTAGCTTCTGTATCCGGGACCATTCTATCGGTCTGCTCCTGCACAGTCCTGCCCCTTTTTGCAGGGATTTATTCCAGAGGAGCCGGAATTGGACCTGCCACAGCCTTTTTATATTCCGGCCCAGCCATCAATGTTCTGGCCATAAGTATGACTGCCAAGGTTCTGGGCTGGCAACTGGGATTGGCCAGGGCTGTTGGAGCCATCTTCTTTGCAGTAGTCATTGGAATTTTGATGTCCTGGATTTTCTGCAGGGATGAAGCAGAAAGAGAAGAATGTCAGATGCATCTGCCTGATGAAGAGCCCAACAAGCGGACCTTGCTTCAGGACGGCCTGTTCATATTCACCATGGTCCTTGTTCTGGTCTTTGCCGCTTTTGCCGAGCCAGGACCTGGAGCACACAACTTCTGGACGACCATTTATTCCATCAAGTGGCACAGTACCGCTGTTCTGCTTGTCCTGGTCTGTCTCATGGCCTGGAAATGGTTCGAGAAAAACGAACGTCAGGACTGGATCCACTCCACTTGGTCTTTTATCAAGATGATCAGTCCCCTTTTATTTGCCGGGGTCCTGGTTGCTGGCTTTCTGCTGGGTCGACCCGGGTATCCTGCCCTTATTCCTGAGCAGTGGGTTGCAGAACTGGTCGGAGGAAACTCTTTGCAGGCCAACCTTATCGCCTCTGTGGCCGGAGCCCTCATGTACTTTGCCACTCTGACTGAAGTACCCATTCTGCAGGGACTCCTTGGCTCAGGCATGGGACAGGGACCGGCCCTGGCCCTTCTTCTGGCCGGACCAGCCTTGTCCCTGCCCAACATGCTGGTCATCGGGAGCGTGATGGGCCTGAAAAAGACTGTGGTTTTTTCACTGATTATCATTGTTATGGCCACATTCTGCGGATTGATTTACGGCAATTTCTTCAATTAACACCATCAGCATGCTTGCAAAGCAGTAAAATTCACCCAAGGAGGATTCAATGGATATCAAAGTACTGGGCCCAGGATGTCCCCGCTGTGAACAGGTCAAAAATCTGGTCATGGAAGCAGTCAGGGAAACCGGAGTTGAAGCCAATGTAGAAAAAATATCCGATACCATGCAGATCGCCAGCTACGGAGTGTTTGGAACACCGGCCATAGTCATCAACGGCAAAGTCAAAAGCGTGGGCAAGGTGCCCACCAAAGACCAGATCAAGGAATGGATTTCCTGATTATCCTGCTCAGGTATTGACGAGGTGGTGGCATATGTTTAAATCAGGTTATCTGATTTTTTGCCACCCCAAACAGGTTATTCAATCATGAAAAAATTTGCAGCAGTAATCATATTTATCGGTGCGGTCTTTGTCTTGATGCTTCTGTATTCCATCCAGCAAGGCCAGGAATCTGTTCTTCAACCGCTACCTCAGGTCCCGGCCCCTGGCATGGTGACCATGGTCAATCTCGGTGCTGACTCCTGCCTGCCCTGCCAGATGATGGAGCCAATTATTGAGGAGATGCGCGAAAAATATGAGGATCAGGCCAAGATCGCCTTTATAGATATCTGGAAACACAGTGATCAGGGCCAAAGATTCAGGATAACCACCATACCTGCACAGATTTTCTATGACCACCAGGGACAGGAAGTGTTCCGGCATCAGGGATTCATGGATGCAAAATCTGTCGCCAGCATCCTTGACGAACTACTGGAAAAACAAACTGCTGCCCAGCCCGCCCAGGTGTCAGGCATCTGATTGTCTTAAACATTCATGCTGGAATCCCTTCTCATCACCATCAACTCCTGG from Desulfonatronovibrio hydrogenovorans DSM 9292 includes:
- the recD2 gene encoding SF1B family DNA helicase RecD2 produces the protein MSGYFVRGFAWSRIIMGTLKAEVTSLVYFSEDSGYAVARVKSSQEPGQVTVCGAMGRIVPGELLSLKGEWKDHPKYGRQFMVSEFEQLFPASINGIKRYLSSGMIKGVGPVMAEKMVERFGKKVLDILEENPDQLLQVEGIGPKKLQRIRSSWEDQREIRNLMLFLQTHQIPTTFASKIYKKFGRDSVSKITENPYDLVYDIRGIGFKTADRMALNLGVVRDSPQRLQAAVVYVLFMLSEQGHLFFPGAALVEKVVEILGEVDPGLIEKAIDLLEERKKVIVEDLAEQGIARAVYLTFFYGLEKEAAHRLCSLSTHPGAAAEKKIRSHVKALEKEERITLSPEQKDAVINACLNKACVITGGPGTGKTTITRMIVKVFDRLGMKVKLAAPTGRAAKRLSQATGAEAATIHRLLKYNPAGGFDYNEENKIRADAVIVDESSMLDAHLVTQLLRALPVTCRLVLVGDVNQLPAVGPGNVLKDILASQVLPSSMLTSIFRQARESSIVVNAHRINTGHFPVSSAQKPPQADFFWVEQEDIARIQDLITFMVCERIPQVYGLDPMKDIQVLTPMHKGGVGTQELNNILQDRLNPGPDAVVRGSRSFRPGDRVLQLRNNYEKEVFNGDLGWIKQVNQEDSELIIDFEGRNIVYEFDEVDELGLAYAVSVHKSQGSEFPAIVMPVVTQHYLLLQRNLIYTGLTRARRLAILIGSKKAMGIGIRNQGAGRRFTHFRFRLQKAFT
- a CDS encoding ArsR/SmtB family transcription factor, with the protein product MKEFILTVKALSDPTRVRILKLLEQKSHCVCELQNILEIAQPTVSRHLKVLEQAEFVYSSREGSWVNYCLKPNPSNIYAAAMIKNLGSWLNHDPSITSLISKAQTVDRNKILSRNQDPAN
- a CDS encoding permease — encoded protein: MMLQDYAREHVLTCLIPAFFIAGAIAVFVSKAAVLKYFGSKANKVLSYSVASVSGTILSVCSCTVLPLFAGIYSRGAGIGPATAFLYSGPAINVLAISMTAKVLGWQLGLARAVGAIFFAVVIGILMSWIFCRDEAEREECQMHLPDEEPNKRTLLQDGLFIFTMVLVLVFAAFAEPGPGAHNFWTTIYSIKWHSTAVLLVLVCLMAWKWFEKNERQDWIHSTWSFIKMISPLLFAGVLVAGFLLGRPGYPALIPEQWVAELVGGNSLQANLIASVAGALMYFATLTEVPILQGLLGSGMGQGPALALLLAGPALSLPNMLVIGSVMGLKKTVVFSLIIIVMATFCGLIYGNFFN
- a CDS encoding thioredoxin family protein; translated protein: MDIKVLGPGCPRCEQVKNLVMEAVRETGVEANVEKISDTMQIASYGVFGTPAIVINGKVKSVGKVPTKDQIKEWIS
- a CDS encoding thioredoxin family protein translates to MKKFAAVIIFIGAVFVLMLLYSIQQGQESVLQPLPQVPAPGMVTMVNLGADSCLPCQMMEPIIEEMREKYEDQAKIAFIDIWKHSDQGQRFRITTIPAQIFYDHQGQEVFRHQGFMDAKSVASILDELLEKQTAAQPAQVSGI